A single region of the Salipaludibacillus sp. LMS25 genome encodes:
- a CDS encoding RidA family protein produces MTKKFLNPENMPKTAGYTHVVDVRHSRTIYISGQIAFNENGQVVGVGNLAEQTRQVFENIDIALKAAGLTFDDVVKLTFFLTDISQMKAVREIRDQYINTTNPPASSAVEVSKLIRDDLLIEIEAIAVAD; encoded by the coding sequence ATGACAAAAAAGTTTCTCAATCCTGAAAACATGCCAAAAACAGCAGGTTATACCCACGTAGTAGATGTGAGACATTCACGGACCATTTATATTTCGGGCCAAATAGCCTTTAACGAGAATGGACAAGTTGTCGGCGTCGGAAATTTAGCCGAACAAACGAGACAAGTATTTGAAAATATCGATATAGCGTTAAAAGCAGCTGGATTAACTTTTGATGACGTCGTGAAATTGACGTTCTTTTTAACTGATATATCGCAAATGAAGGCCGTTAGGGAAATCCGAGATCAGTACATTAACACAACAAATCCACCAGCCAGCTCGGCTGTAGAGGTGAGTAAGCTTATTAGGGACGATTTATTAATTGAAATTGAAGCCATAGCAGTAGCTGACTAA
- a CDS encoding DUF4885 family protein, with translation MNIKDSVKYSLYSEQLMQLVAKKSSGKTKGPQVQVDRQKDTLSISKQAVEASHNNGPTIRSQMNGVQFEIYNLYMDRQLLNNQIAEALNENGIFLSNRENLTLHVDGNNRIAVEGIADEQKRAQIEAVLNDSDKRFGARLLSHAELIGEQNGTPLDKEAYEKWHVNEFLKTTAGLSLSDVSLNEEGELIGGNERLDRVIEAAADPKSDLEKSFQNMLKKLKNVLKKGPDTIADRSASFGYSSGTLIDLNVSKGFSTGQLNQWLDDPFLKDILLNNS, from the coding sequence ATGAATATTAAAGATAGTGTCAAGTATTCGCTTTATTCAGAGCAATTGATGCAGTTGGTAGCCAAGAAGAGTTCGGGAAAAACAAAAGGTCCTCAAGTGCAAGTCGATAGACAAAAAGACACCCTTTCCATCAGCAAGCAGGCTGTTGAAGCGTCCCACAATAACGGGCCCACAATACGGTCTCAAATGAATGGTGTGCAATTTGAAATTTACAATCTTTATATGGACAGGCAGCTTTTGAACAATCAGATTGCTGAGGCCTTGAACGAAAATGGCATTTTCCTTTCCAACCGCGAGAATTTGACTTTACATGTTGACGGTAATAATCGAATTGCCGTTGAAGGCATTGCAGATGAACAAAAAAGAGCACAGATCGAAGCCGTCTTAAATGACAGTGATAAACGGTTCGGCGCGCGCCTTTTGAGCCATGCGGAGTTGATCGGTGAACAAAACGGTACCCCGTTGGATAAAGAAGCATATGAAAAATGGCATGTGAATGAGTTCTTGAAAACGACTGCCGGGCTGTCTCTGTCAGATGTAAGCTTGAATGAAGAGGGGGAGCTGATAGGAGGAAACGAGCGACTTGATCGAGTGATTGAAGCGGCGGCCGATCCGAAAAGCGACTTGGAAAAAAGTTTTCAAAACATGCTGAAAAAACTGAAGAATGTGCTCAAAAAAGGGCCTGACACAATAGCAGACAGGTCGGCATCTTTCGGCTATTCGAGTGGAACGCTTATCGACCTCAATGTTTCAAAAGGATTCTCCACAGGACAGCTAAACCAGTGGCTAGATGACCCGTTTCTAAAAGATATCTTGCTAAACAACTCTTAA
- a CDS encoding PPC domain-containing protein, with translation MKKSLFLLMFSLFLMAISAMSVSANVYEDEYEPNNSFAEAYDLGLWKYKTISATIHSESDKDYYKFYATKGDQLAIHLKNIPANTDYDLYLFKDSYGYPAVGSSERTGNQNEIIRLDVPETGRYIAVVMSKDGSYDGWGFYRLEFIDRMKSGTYTANLSPSSISSPGQGVVSPIATVNLANVSAIPNGAVVRSISAEGTISPSLGHTYREVLNKEQGVWHTSVSGGRLFPDVKPELALPVKTRWDVRYYSLAWSSSTWRSPQLKINYQYDSTYGW, from the coding sequence ATGAAAAAAAGTTTGTTTCTGTTAATGTTCAGTTTATTTTTGATGGCAATCTCGGCAATGTCGGTTTCGGCAAATGTTTACGAAGACGAGTATGAACCGAATAATTCTTTCGCTGAGGCTTATGATTTAGGGCTGTGGAAATACAAGACGATTTCTGCAACAATTCACAGTGAAAGCGATAAAGATTATTACAAGTTTTATGCCACCAAGGGAGACCAGCTTGCCATTCATCTAAAGAACATCCCAGCAAATACAGACTATGATTTATATTTATTTAAGGATTCTTACGGCTACCCTGCCGTAGGATCTTCTGAAAGAACGGGAAACCAAAACGAAATCATCCGCTTGGATGTTCCAGAGACAGGCAGGTACATTGCTGTCGTCATGTCTAAAGACGGGTCATATGACGGATGGGGATTTTACAGACTTGAATTTATCGACAGAATGAAAAGTGGTACTTATACGGCGAATCTGTCCCCGTCATCCATTTCAAGTCCTGGACAAGGAGTCGTGTCACCGATTGCCACTGTTAATCTTGCAAATGTCTCTGCTATTCCTAACGGAGCGGTTGTGAGAAGCATTTCCGCCGAGGGGACCATATCTCCGAGTCTTGGTCACACATACAGAGAAGTGCTGAACAAGGAACAAGGTGTCTGGCATACATCGGTTTCAGGCGGGAGATTGTTTCCGGACGTAAAGCCTGAACTTGCACTCCCCGTCAAAACAAGGTGGGATGTCAGGTACTACTCACTTGCTTGGAGTAGTTCAACATGGAGGTCGCCACAGCTGAAAATCAATTATCAATACGATTCAACATATGGCTGGTAA
- a CDS encoding aspartate/glutamate racemase family protein: protein MNSGKPIGILAGMGPRSTSPFLESVLDECERQYGAKYDEDYPHIMIYSLPTPFHPKKEIDDNRMINALRVGIDTLTKAQCTKIVVPCNVVHKYYSEMIKMTDIPIINIIEETVNNVNRSAIKTSILATRSTIESNLYQNKLRETGIEVFLSEKLQNNVDDLILSVKEKGLCNDTIYKWKQIEVEYKKEGVTDVICACTDLFFCEENSSLNFYDSSRILAQSVIKAYVKRGFFRKC, encoded by the coding sequence ATGAATAGTGGTAAACCGATTGGAATTTTAGCTGGTATGGGGCCAAGGTCTACTTCGCCATTTTTAGAGTCTGTATTGGATGAATGTGAAAGACAATATGGTGCTAAGTATGATGAAGATTATCCACATATAATGATATACTCTTTGCCGACGCCATTTCATCCCAAAAAAGAAATTGATGATAATAGAATGATTAACGCTCTTCGTGTTGGTATTGATACACTTACTAAAGCACAGTGTACTAAAATTGTAGTGCCATGTAATGTTGTGCATAAATACTATTCTGAAATGATAAAGATGACTGATATACCTATCATTAATATTATTGAAGAAACAGTTAATAACGTTAATCGTTCAGCAATTAAAACTAGCATACTTGCTACCAGAAGTACTATAGAAAGTAATTTGTATCAGAATAAATTGCGAGAAACGGGGATTGAAGTGTTTTTGTCAGAGAAGCTTCAAAATAACGTAGATGATTTAATTCTTTCTGTAAAAGAAAAAGGGCTTTGTAATGATACTATATACAAGTGGAAACAAATAGAGGTAGAATATAAAAAAGAGGGTGTAACTGACGTTATTTGTGCATGTACTGATCTCTTTTTTTGCGAAGAGAATTCGTCATTGAATTTTTATGACTCCTCTAGAATACTTGCCCAAAGTGTCATAAAGGCTTACGTTAAAAGGGGCTTTTTTAGGAAGTGTTAG
- a CDS encoding MFS transporter — protein sequence MNNVRFLILWIAQLASGLGNTMAVFIISWLVFDITGSEASMGIVWFFYMSAFIISLVLIGPFIDKVQKKYIMVLSEWGRSISFLLLVGFIATDQLSIIIMYIIVILVGLLEPIFKPASRAYLSEIVEKDQLLKANSILESTLQITMIIGPSFGGLLLLTFSPLILLIFLISFLAIAGSLIILLKPLNLQNDSSSNSWLIDFKIGLKYFKDNPLFLYMVIFVFFLNFSAGAIQPLLLPYVINHLQGEPEQYGFLTSSLAFGMLVGALFLTFKKKHRNLKYLMFGSIILSGICLSLLGYTTYFVISLISILLYGFFLSIFNINNTTLYQVNPPIHLRGRVMSVRSLVSKAGIPIGALIGGYISEGVGVNNLFIILGLTMIFTCIVGWVLPVFNTLKTSSYKL from the coding sequence ATGAACAATGTACGATTTTTGATACTTTGGATAGCGCAGTTAGCTTCTGGTTTAGGAAATACTATGGCGGTTTTTATCATTTCTTGGTTAGTCTTTGATATAACTGGCTCCGAAGCCTCAATGGGGATAGTATGGTTTTTTTATATGTCTGCTTTTATTATAAGTTTAGTACTAATCGGCCCTTTTATAGACAAAGTACAAAAGAAATATATAATGGTTTTGTCTGAGTGGGGAAGGTCAATTTCATTTCTATTATTAGTGGGCTTTATAGCTACAGACCAATTGTCGATTATTATTATGTACATCATTGTAATATTGGTTGGTTTATTAGAGCCCATATTCAAACCTGCTTCACGTGCCTATTTATCAGAAATAGTAGAAAAAGATCAACTACTTAAGGCCAATTCTATACTTGAATCAACATTACAAATAACTATGATTATTGGGCCGTCATTTGGTGGATTACTGTTATTAACATTTTCACCTTTAATTTTATTAATCTTTTTAATTTCATTCCTTGCCATAGCAGGAAGCTTGATAATCCTTCTAAAACCGTTAAATTTGCAAAATGATTCATCATCTAATAGTTGGCTTATAGATTTTAAAATTGGATTAAAATATTTTAAGGATAATCCATTATTTTTATATATGGTTATATTTGTTTTCTTCTTAAACTTTAGTGCGGGAGCTATTCAACCCCTATTGTTACCGTATGTTATAAACCATTTACAAGGAGAACCAGAACAGTATGGATTTCTTACATCTAGTTTAGCATTTGGAATGTTAGTTGGTGCTTTATTTCTAACTTTTAAAAAGAAACATAGAAATTTAAAGTATTTGATGTTTGGATCAATAATCCTCAGCGGTATATGCCTTAGTTTACTAGGCTATACTACTTATTTTGTTATTTCGTTGATTTCAATATTACTCTACGGTTTTTTTCTCTCGATTTTTAATATTAATAATACAACTTTATATCAAGTAAACCCTCCAATCCATTTAAGGGGAAGAGTTATGTCTGTTAGAAGCTTGGTATCTAAAGCTGGGATTCCTATAGGAGCCTTAATTGGCGGGTATATTTCAGAAGGCGTTGGAGTAAATAATCTGTTTATCATTTTAGGATTAACTATGATTTTTACTTGCATAGTCGGTTGGGTTTTGCCTGTTTTTAATACATTGAAGACTTCTAGCTATAAACTATGA
- a CDS encoding acetyl-CoA carboxylase biotin carboxylase subunit family protein produces the protein MRAIRHILLINSDKTEPINVFKNRDEELYISVITKKQHKNLYKEITDNIFIVDTFENLLTVREVVVTIQREKKIDYIITPTEKGVLAGGFIRSFFGIDGVKFETALSTTNKLAMKAKVNNAGIPTANFRRLDNLNQVLSIADELGWPLIIKPAIGSGTRNTFKINSKEEFINKRDNTQLFNELHTIGVPMIVESFIEMDEYHCDGIIYENELVFLSISKYMEPPLVSMKGFLGSYILPKDLPIYNRLKKAVEDVVKSLHIPRGPVHIELYRTNSEQIIFGEIALRPGGAGVFQTIKKQYGISIWEKAYEVETQSLENINIKINDNVCGWIGLPCNNGKLVDFIDIESLYELDDCIKYVEQHFQKGDIVNQKISSTFHLYTIYFEVSQINYIENFTKKLDAAYYIVTV, from the coding sequence ATGAGAGCAATTCGGCACATACTTCTAATTAATTCAGATAAGACGGAACCGATTAACGTTTTTAAAAATCGGGATGAGGAATTATATATAAGTGTAATAACCAAAAAGCAACATAAAAATTTATATAAGGAAATTACCGACAATATCTTTATAGTTGATACGTTTGAAAACCTTCTAACAGTTAGAGAAGTTGTAGTTACTATTCAGAGAGAAAAAAAAATTGACTATATTATCACACCTACTGAAAAAGGAGTGTTGGCAGGCGGTTTTATTCGCTCCTTTTTTGGAATAGATGGTGTTAAGTTCGAAACAGCGCTATCCACCACAAACAAGTTAGCTATGAAAGCAAAAGTTAATAATGCTGGTATTCCAACTGCTAACTTTAGAAGACTTGATAATTTAAATCAGGTTTTATCGATTGCAGATGAACTTGGGTGGCCATTAATCATAAAACCTGCTATTGGCTCAGGAACAAGAAATACTTTTAAAATTAATTCAAAAGAGGAATTTATAAATAAAAGAGACAATACTCAATTATTTAATGAACTACATACTATTGGTGTCCCTATGATTGTTGAAAGTTTTATTGAAATGGATGAATATCATTGCGATGGTATAATATATGAAAATGAATTAGTTTTCTTATCTATATCTAAATATATGGAGCCTCCTTTAGTATCAATGAAAGGGTTTCTAGGATCGTATATTTTACCAAAAGACCTACCTATTTATAATAGGTTAAAAAAGGCAGTTGAAGATGTTGTGAAATCACTACATATTCCTAGAGGGCCAGTACATATAGAATTGTACCGTACAAATTCTGAACAAATAATTTTTGGGGAGATTGCGCTTAGACCTGGTGGCGCAGGAGTTTTTCAAACAATAAAAAAACAATATGGTATTTCAATATGGGAGAAGGCTTACGAGGTGGAAACTCAATCACTTGAAAATATTAATATAAAAATAAATGATAACGTATGTGGATGGATAGGATTACCATGTAATAATGGAAAATTAGTAGATTTTATAGATATTGAGTCTCTTTATGAATTAGATGATTGTATAAAATATGTAGAACAACATTTTCAAAAGGGAGATATAGTAAATCAGAAGATATCTTCTACATTTCATCTCTACACAATCTACTTTGAAGTATCACAAATAAATTATATTGAAAACTTTACTAAGAAATTAGATGCTGCTTATTATATAGTAACTGTTTAG
- a CDS encoding metallophosphoesterase family protein gives MIYFFISDIHNNYKNLVKVITEIKASTTESFKLICLGDIFEVKVSKKKIDSFFFDTIDEVINDGSQLVKKLKATDLIRGNQEERLYTLVPPNKLPSYLKKVYSQLKEQIQMDDKFKAIHGHQYTWSRYDDFSHHPLIEFDEHPILFYGHSHENNLFRAILSKENISYHKNDIEFDKPYRLVQNLNVKYLINVGSLKDSEINWVKYDSENRLVTFYNKKV, from the coding sequence ATGATATATTTTTTTATATCTGATATCCATAACAATTATAAGAACTTAGTTAAGGTTATTACTGAAATTAAAGCTTCTACCACAGAATCATTTAAACTAATTTGCTTAGGTGATATTTTTGAAGTTAAAGTATCAAAAAAAAAGATTGATAGCTTTTTCTTTGATACTATAGACGAAGTTATTAATGATGGTTCCCAGCTTGTTAAAAAATTAAAGGCGACCGATCTGATTAGAGGAAATCAGGAAGAACGATTATATACTCTAGTGCCACCAAATAAATTACCTTCATATTTGAAAAAAGTATATAGTCAACTGAAAGAACAAATCCAAATGGATGATAAATTTAAAGCTATACATGGGCATCAATATACTTGGAGTAGATATGATGATTTTAGTCATCACCCTCTTATAGAATTTGATGAGCATCCAATTTTATTTTATGGTCATAGTCATGAAAATAATTTATTCAGAGCTATTTTATCAAAAGAAAATATAAGTTATCACAAAAATGATATAGAATTTGATAAACCCTACAGACTTGTTCAAAATTTGAACGTAAAGTATTTGATTAACGTAGGGTCATTAAAAGATTCAGAAATAAATTGGGTGAAATACGATTCAGAAAATAGATTGGTTACTTTTTACAATAAAAAAGTCTAA
- a CDS encoding glutaredoxin domain-containing protein, which yields MLKVYQRETCPYCKPVRERLTELNVTYINVNLPKKRSERKELIEITGVPYIPALVDEDIVVAGKEESYENVLEYIEKKFANEKEY from the coding sequence ATGCTTAAAGTTTATCAAAGAGAAACATGCCCTTACTGTAAACCTGTTAGAGAGAGACTAACAGAATTAAATGTTACGTATATCAATGTTAATTTGCCAAAAAAAAGAAGTGAACGAAAAGAATTAATAGAAATAACCGGTGTTCCCTATATTCCAGCTTTAGTTGATGAAGACATAGTAGTAGCTGGAAAAGAAGAGAGTTATGAGAATGTATTAGAGTATATTGAAAAAAAATTTGCTAATGAGAAAGAGTATTAA
- a CDS encoding alanine--glyoxylate aminotransferase family protein — protein MKRRLVTPGPTFVPTDILLAGARESIHHRSNDMKEIMDGINYSLPEFFGTENEVYTMLSSGTGAMESAVFNCFNKGDKVLVINNGYFGKRFKDIASYANLEILTVDIEWGQPFELEEIKEIYYNNKDLQGILIVYSETSTGAVNNIKEVGSFFGRTNVLTVVDAISGLISHEMQMDRWGLDVVIASSHKGFMMPPGLSFVCISDKAWEKIYDTEENTYYFSYKRFKDFYPYPPSSPGISLIFSLEKSIELLKAEGIETIYERHRLLARATQNALISLGFELFISDPIRRSNTVTSALSPKGIDTSDLLERINNDYGLTITGGQGSYKGKMIRIGHIGAFDELDLFSVFGAIEMYLNKSKYEFEEGVSTKALINTLRKETEINA, from the coding sequence TTGAAGAGAAGATTGGTAACACCAGGCCCAACATTTGTACCTACTGATATATTACTTGCAGGTGCAAGAGAGTCAATACACCACCGATCAAATGATATGAAAGAAATTATGGATGGAATAAACTATTCCCTTCCAGAGTTCTTCGGTACTGAGAACGAAGTATATACTATGTTGAGTTCCGGTACAGGTGCTATGGAAAGCGCTGTCTTTAATTGTTTTAACAAAGGTGACAAAGTTCTGGTTATAAATAATGGTTATTTTGGTAAAAGATTCAAAGATATTGCCAGCTATGCAAATTTGGAAATTTTAACTGTTGATATTGAATGGGGACAACCATTTGAACTAGAAGAAATAAAAGAAATTTATTATAACAACAAAGATCTGCAAGGGATTCTTATTGTATATAGTGAAACCTCTACAGGTGCAGTCAATAATATAAAAGAGGTTGGTAGTTTTTTTGGTCGAACCAACGTGTTAACTGTAGTAGATGCGATTAGTGGCTTGATTTCTCATGAAATGCAGATGGATAGATGGGGGTTAGATGTTGTGATTGCTTCATCACACAAAGGTTTTATGATGCCACCAGGTTTGTCGTTTGTTTGTATATCGGATAAAGCGTGGGAAAAAATATATGATACAGAAGAGAACACTTATTATTTTTCATATAAACGATTTAAGGATTTTTATCCTTATCCTCCTTCTTCTCCAGGGATTTCACTCATCTTTTCTCTTGAAAAATCTATTGAGTTATTAAAAGCAGAAGGTATAGAAACTATATATGAACGACATCGATTATTAGCAAGGGCTACTCAGAATGCACTTATTTCATTAGGATTCGAGTTATTTATTTCTGATCCTATAAGAAGAAGCAATACAGTTACTTCAGCATTATCCCCCAAAGGAATTGATACTAGTGATCTTTTAGAACGCATTAATAATGATTATGGATTAACTATAACTGGTGGACAAGGGAGTTATAAAGGGAAGATGATCCGTATTGGTCATATAGGTGCCTTTGACGAATTAGATTTATTCAGTGTTTTTGGTGCCATCGAGATGTATTTAAATAAAAGTAAGTATGAATTTGAAGAAGGAGTAAGTACAAAAGCATTAATTAATACATTAAGAAAGGAGACAGAGATAAATGCTTAA